Proteins from one Burkholderia sp. genomic window:
- a CDS encoding IS5 family transposase, with protein sequence MRKDIHKKGEPKARYRVRNWAAYNESLINRGNVTIWIDEAVLARIPDAIPTRGRPCLYGDTLIQTLLGVKTVYRRTLRALQGFTQSLRYLAFPSLPVPNYTTLCRRAKTLDVELPILRDNEPIYLVVDSTGLKVYGEGEWKVRQHGYSKRRTWRKVHLALNANTGPVHAALMTNQNVADADALAKLLDQIPREEQIDVIGGDGAYDTKPCHAAIAARSAIPSIPPREGAVHWPADMPGAAWRNGAVDAIACDGRREWKQHSGYHRRSLAENAMYRFKTLTRNCLWARHIDSQATEVSIRVGVINRMADLARPQSVRIA encoded by the coding sequence ATGCGCAAGGACATACACAAAAAAGGTGAGCCGAAGGCACGCTACCGTGTCAGGAATTGGGCGGCCTATAATGAAAGCCTGATCAACCGGGGGAACGTAACAATATGGATAGATGAAGCCGTCCTTGCCAGAATACCCGATGCCATACCCACACGTGGTCGCCCGTGTCTATACGGCGATACGCTGATTCAGACATTACTTGGCGTGAAGACCGTCTATCGACGGACGTTGCGCGCCTTGCAAGGTTTCACCCAAAGTCTGCGCTATCTGGCCTTCCCGAGCTTGCCGGTGCCGAATTACACCACGCTCTGTCGCCGGGCAAAAACGCTTGATGTCGAACTACCGATCCTTCGTGACAATGAACCGATCTATCTGGTTGTCGACAGCACCGGTCTGAAGGTCTATGGAGAAGGTGAATGGAAGGTGCGCCAGCACGGCTACTCGAAGCGGCGCACGTGGCGTAAAGTCCATCTCGCGCTCAACGCGAATACGGGTCCAGTGCATGCCGCGCTAATGACGAATCAGAATGTGGCTGATGCTGACGCTCTGGCCAAGTTGCTCGACCAGATTCCACGCGAAGAACAAATCGATGTCATCGGCGGTGATGGTGCCTACGACACCAAGCCATGCCATGCGGCCATTGCTGCACGCAGTGCTATTCCTTCGATTCCGCCACGCGAGGGTGCCGTTCATTGGCCAGCGGATATGCCCGGTGCGGCGTGGCGTAATGGCGCGGTTGATGCAATTGCCTGTGACGGTCGTCGAGAATGGAAGCAACACAGTGGCTACCACCGGCGATCGCTTGCCGAGAATGCGATGTATCGGTTCAAGACCCTCACCCGCAACTGTCTCTGGGCGCGTCACATCGACTCGCAGGCGACCGAGGTCTCTATTCGCGTCGGAGTCATCAACCGTATGGCGGACCTCGCTCGTCCGCAATCAGTTCGTATTGCCTAA
- the guaB gene encoding IMP dehydrogenase yields the protein MRLIPKALTFDDVLLIPALSDVLPCDTTLKTQLTRNIALNMPLVSAAMDTVTESRLAIAMAQQGGVGIVHKNLTPSEQAREVAKVKRFESGVVRDPITVPPSMKVRDVIMLSRQHGISGFPVVEGAQLVGIVTNRDLRFENRLDEPVKSIMTPRECLVTVKESTPLAEAKALMHSHRLERVLVVNDTFELRGLMTVKDITKQTEHPDACKDEHGKLRVGAAVGVGANNEERVELLVQAGVDVIVVDTAHGHSKGVLERVRWVKQNFPQIEIIGGNIATTAAAKALVEYGADAVKVGIGPGSICTTRIVAGVGVPQISAIANISEALRHSGVPCIADGGVRFSGDVSKALAAGANAVMMGSMLAGTEEAPGDAFLYQGRQYKSYRGMGSVGAMKDGAADRYFQDNSANIDKLVPEGIEGRVAYKGSVNAILFQLIGGVRASMGYCGCRTIAELHDKAEFVQITVAGMRESHVHDVQITKEAPNYHVD from the coding sequence ATGCGTCTTATCCCCAAAGCACTCACGTTCGATGACGTGCTCCTCATCCCGGCGCTCTCCGACGTCCTGCCGTGCGACACCACCCTCAAGACCCAGCTCACCCGCAACATCGCCCTGAACATGCCGCTCGTGTCCGCTGCCATGGATACAGTGACGGAAAGCCGTCTTGCCATCGCAATGGCGCAGCAGGGTGGCGTCGGTATCGTCCACAAGAACCTCACACCCTCCGAGCAGGCGCGCGAAGTCGCCAAAGTTAAGCGTTTCGAATCCGGCGTAGTCCGCGATCCGATCACCGTGCCGCCTTCGATGAAGGTTCGCGACGTGATCATGCTGTCGCGCCAGCATGGCATTTCCGGTTTTCCGGTGGTAGAAGGCGCTCAGCTGGTAGGCATCGTCACCAACCGTGACCTGCGCTTCGAAAACCGTCTCGATGAGCCGGTCAAGTCGATCATGACGCCGCGCGAATGCTTGGTTACAGTCAAGGAAAGCACGCCGCTGGCCGAGGCCAAGGCGCTGATGCACAGCCACCGCCTCGAGCGCGTACTGGTCGTCAACGATACCTTTGAGCTGCGCGGCCTGATGACGGTCAAGGACATCACCAAACAGACTGAGCACCCGGATGCCTGCAAGGACGAGCACGGCAAACTGCGCGTGGGCGCAGCGGTCGGCGTCGGCGCTAACAACGAAGAGCGCGTCGAGCTGCTGGTGCAGGCCGGCGTCGACGTGATCGTAGTCGACACGGCCCACGGCCACAGCAAGGGCGTGCTCGAGCGCGTGCGATGGGTTAAGCAAAACTTCCCGCAGATCGAGATTATCGGCGGCAATATCGCCACCACCGCCGCCGCCAAGGCGCTGGTCGAGTACGGCGCGGATGCAGTGAAGGTCGGCATCGGCCCGGGTTCGATCTGTACCACGCGGATCGTGGCCGGCGTAGGCGTACCGCAGATCAGCGCGATCGCTAATATCTCGGAAGCGTTGCGCCACTCGGGCGTGCCCTGCATCGCCGACGGCGGCGTGCGCTTTTCGGGCGACGTGTCGAAGGCGTTGGCCGCCGGTGCGAATGCCGTGATGATGGGCAGCATGTTGGCCGGTACCGAAGAAGCGCCGGGCGATGCGTTCCTGTACCAGGGCCGCCAGTATAAGTCGTATCGTGGTATGGGCTCGGTCGGGGCGATGAAGGATGGTGCCGCCGATCGCTACTTCCAGGACAACTCCGCAAACATTGACAAGCTGGTTCCAGAAGGCATTGAAGGCCGTGTCGCTTATAAGGGTTCGGTCAACGCGATCCTTTTCCAGCTGATCGGCGGCGTGCGTGCCAGCATGGGATATTGCGGCTGCCGCACTATCGCCGAGCTGCACGACAAGGCCGAGTTCGTCCAGATCACGGTAGCCGGCATGCGCGAATCGCACGTCCATGACGTGCAGATCACCAAGGAAGCCCCTAACTACCACGTGGACTGA
- a CDS encoding IS5 family transposase: MRKDIHKTGEPKARYRVRNWAAYNEGLINRGNVTIWIDEAVLARIPDAIPTRGRPCLYGDTLIQALLGVKTVYRLTLRALRGFTQSLRDLAFPSLPVPNYTTLCRRAKTLDVELPILRDNEPIHLVVDSTGLKVYGEGAWKVPPAQLLEAAHVGRKVHLALNANTGQVHAALMTNQNVADGDALAKLLDQIPREEQIDVIGGDGAYDTKPCHAAIAARSAIPSIPPREGAAHWPADMPGAAWRNGAVDAIARDGRREWKQHSGYHRRSLAENAMYRFKTLTGHCLWARHIAAQATSVACAAASSTVWRTSLVRNPFVSPEIMPVDAIASSRSIYATTPPISPRGS; the protein is encoded by the coding sequence ATGCGCAAAGACATACACAAGACAGGTGAGCCGAAGGCACGCTACCGTGTCAGGAATTGGGCGGCCTATAATGAAGGCCTGATCAACCGGGGGAACGTAACAATATGGATAGATGAAGCCGTCCTTGCCAGAATACCCGATGCCATACCCACACGTGGTCGCCCGTGTCTATACGGCGATACGCTGATTCAGGCATTACTTGGCGTGAAGACCGTCTATCGACTGACCTTGCGCGCCCTGCGAGGTTTCACCCAAAGTCTGCGTGATTTGGCCTTCCCGAGCTTGCCGGTGCCGAATTACACCACGCTCTGTCGCCGGGCAAAAACGCTTGATGTCGAACTGCCGATCCTTCGCGACAACGAACCGATCCATCTGGTTGTCGACAGCACCGGTCTGAAGGTCTATGGAGAAGGTGCATGGAAAGTGCCGCCAGCACAGCTACTCGAAGCGGCGCACGTGGGGCGTAAAGTCCATCTCGCGCTCAACGCGAATACAGGTCAAGTGCATGCCGCGCTAATGACGAATCAGAATGTGGCTGACGGTGACGCTCTGGCCAAGTTGCTCGACCAGATTCCACGCGAAGAACAAATCGATGTCATCGGCGGTGACGGTGCCTACGACACCAAGCCATGCCATGCGGCCATTGCTGCACGCAGTGCTATTCCTTCGATTCCGCCACGCGAGGGTGCCGCTCATTGGCCAGCGGATATGCCCGGTGCGGCGTGGCGTAATGGCGCGGTTGATGCAATTGCCCGTGACGGTCGTCGAGAATGGAAGCAACACAGTGGCTACCACCGGCGATCGCTTGCCGAGAATGCGATGTATCGGTTCAAGACCCTCACCGGCCACTGTCTCTGGGCGCGTCACATCGCCGCGCAGGCGACCTCGGTCGCCTGCGCGGCGGCGTCATCAACCGTATGGCGGACCTCGCTCGTCCGCAATCCGTTCGTATCGCCTGAAATTATGCCCGTCGATGCCATTGCGTCCTCGCGCTCGATTTATGCAACAACGCCTCCAATCAGTCCACGTGGTAGTTAG
- a CDS encoding IS5 family transposase has product MKPSLPEYPTPYPPCGRPYLYGDTLIRILFNVKTVYRLTLRALRGFTQSLRDLAFPSLPVPNYTTLCRRAKTLDVELPILRDNEPIHLVVDSTGLKVYGEGAWKVPPAQLLEAAHVGRKVHLALNANTGQVHAALMTNQNVADGDALAKLLDQIPREEQIDVIGGDGAYDTKPCHAAIAARSAIPSIPPREGAAHWPADMPGAAWRNGAVDAIARDGRREWKQHSGYHRRSLAENAMYRFKTRTGNRLWARQRHQPHGGSRCPQSVRIA; this is encoded by the coding sequence ATGAAGCCGTCCTTGCCAGAATACCCGACGCCATACCCACCGTGTGGTCGCCCGTATCTATACGGCGATACGCTGATTCGGATATTATTTAACGTGAAGACCGTCTATCGACTGACCTTGCGCGCCCTGCGAGGTTTCACCCAAAGTCTGCGTGATTTGGCCTTCCCGAGCTTGCCGGTGCCGAATTACACCACGCTCTGTCGCCGGGCAAAAACGCTTGATGTCGAACTGCCGATCCTTCGCGACAACGAACCGATCCATCTGGTTGTCGACAGCACCGGTCTGAAGGTCTATGGAGAAGGTGCATGGAAAGTGCCGCCAGCACAGCTACTCGAAGCGGCGCACGTGGGGCGTAAAGTCCATCTCGCGCTCAACGCGAATACAGGTCAAGTGCATGCCGCGCTAATGACGAATCAGAATGTGGCTGACGGTGACGCTCTGGCCAAGTTGCTCGACCAGATTCCACGCGAAGAACAAATCGATGTCATCGGCGGTGACGGTGCCTACGACACCAAGCCATGCCATGCGGCCATTGCTGCACGCAGTGCTATTCCTTCGATTCCGCCACGCGAGGGTGCCGCTCATTGGCCAGCGGATATGCCCGGTGCGGCGTGGCGTAATGGCGCGGTTGATGCAATTGCCCGTGACGGTCGTCGAGAATGGAAGCAACACAGTGGCTACCACCGGCGATCGCTTGCCGAGAATGCGATGTATCGGTTCAAGACGCGCACCGGCAACCGTCTCTGGGCGCGTCAGCGTCATCAACCCCATGGCGGATCTCGCTGCCCGCAATCCGTTCGTATCGCCTGA
- the plsY gene encoding glycerol-3-phosphate 1-O-acyltransferase PlsY, with the protein MQILIATVAAYLIGSVSFAVVVSALMGIADPRSYGSKNPGTTNVLRSGNKKAAILTLLGDAFKGWLAVWLVRHFWIGSETGVALASIDVFLGHLYPIFFRFQGGKGVATAAGVLLAILPALGIAILLSWLVIVFCFRYASFAALVAAVFAPIFDVWLCGTRGNPAAWAVLAMSLLLIWRHRANISKLLKGQESRIGDKKPTELTSSV; encoded by the coding sequence GTGCAAATTCTGATCGCTACCGTTGCTGCTTATTTGATCGGCTCGGTGTCGTTCGCCGTCGTCGTCAGCGCCTTGATGGGCATCGCTGATCCGCGTTCCTATGGCTCAAAGAACCCCGGCACAACTAACGTACTGCGCAGTGGCAATAAGAAAGCCGCAATCCTTACCCTACTCGGCGACGCCTTCAAGGGCTGGCTAGCAGTCTGGCTGGTGCGGCACTTCTGGATCGGCAGCGAGACTGGCGTGGCACTGGCCTCGATCGACGTGTTCCTCGGCCACCTATACCCGATTTTTTTCCGCTTCCAGGGCGGAAAGGGCGTGGCCACGGCTGCCGGCGTACTGCTAGCAATTTTGCCGGCGCTCGGCATCGCTATCCTGCTGAGCTGGCTGGTGATCGTATTCTGCTTCCGCTATGCTTCCTTCGCGGCCCTGGTAGCGGCCGTGTTCGCGCCGATCTTTGACGTCTGGCTGTGTGGCACACGCGGCAATCCGGCTGCCTGGGCTGTGCTGGCCATGAGCCTGCTGCTGATTTGGCGCCACCGAGCCAATATCTCGAAGCTGCTGAAGGGCCAGGAAAGCCGCATCGGCGACAAGAAGCCGACCGAGCTGACGAGCAGCGTCTGA
- a CDS encoding carbohydrate kinase family protein — MATLICGSIAYDNIMTFEGRFREHILPDQVHLINLSFLVPTMRREFGGCAGNIGYALHALGGEAHVMGTLGAIDAQLYLDRFDSLGLSRQFVREVPDTYSAQAMITTDLDNNQIAAFHPGAMMQSHLNHAGEAQGIKLAIVGPDGFQGMVQHVEELAKAGVPFVFDPGQGLPLFDRSTLRRSIELATYLAVNDYETKLVSDKTGWSEEEIASRVYAMIITCGERGATIRHRDGTEQIPVVQAEKIVDPTGCGDAFRGGLLYGIEKGLDWATTGCLASLMGSIKIAHSGPQTYTLGRAEILSRFKTAFGYSIE; from the coding sequence TTGGCTACGCTGATTTGCGGTTCGATTGCTTACGATAATATCATGACCTTCGAAGGTCGGTTCCGGGAGCACATCCTGCCCGATCAGGTTCACCTCATCAACCTGAGCTTCCTAGTGCCGACTATGCGCCGCGAGTTCGGTGGCTGCGCCGGCAACATCGGCTACGCCCTCCATGCGCTGGGCGGCGAGGCCCACGTGATGGGGACGCTCGGCGCAATCGACGCGCAGCTCTATCTCGACCGCTTCGACTCGCTCGGCCTGTCTCGCCAGTTTGTGCGCGAGGTGCCCGACACGTATTCGGCCCAGGCGATGATCACCACCGACCTGGACAACAACCAGATCGCCGCCTTCCACCCGGGTGCGATGATGCAGTCGCACTTGAACCACGCTGGCGAAGCGCAGGGTATCAAGCTCGCGATCGTCGGGCCGGACGGCTTCCAGGGTATGGTCCAGCACGTCGAGGAACTCGCCAAAGCGGGCGTGCCCTTCGTATTCGATCCAGGCCAGGGCCTGCCACTGTTTGACCGCAGCACGCTGCGGCGCAGCATTGAACTTGCGACCTATCTGGCTGTCAACGACTACGAAACCAAATTAGTGAGCGACAAGACAGGCTGGTCCGAAGAGGAAATCGCGAGCCGGGTTTATGCCATGATCATTACGTGCGGAGAACGTGGTGCCACGATTCGTCACCGCGACGGCACGGAGCAGATCCCGGTCGTGCAGGCGGAAAAGATCGTCGATCCGACTGGTTGCGGCGATGCCTTCCGTGGCGGTCTGCTGTATGGGATTGAGAAGGGTCTAGACTGGGCGACCACCGGTTGCCTCGCGAGCCTGATGGGGTCGATCAAGATCGCCCACTCGGGTCCGCAAACGTACACGCTGGGCCGCGCGGAAATCTTGTCCCGCTTCAAGACTGCGTTCGGCTACAGCATCGAATGA